The stretch of DNA AAGTTGGTACGCGGGTCCGGTCTATGGGCTCATAAGGCCGATTTATGGCTTGCCCGACGGCAGGACGGCACGGCGCCGGTCGGGCATGGTGGACCTGTGATCGGGTTGGCTGCGTGCTTCGCCGTCATGGGGGCCGCCAGCAACGCCATGGGCACGGCCTTCCAGCGCAAGGCGGCCTCCACCGTCGCGCGCGGCGGCGGACTGCGCCTGCTGCTCGCCCTGGCGCGCCGCCCCGCCTGGCTGGCGGGCATCGGCGGGGTGATGGGGGCCGCCCTGTTCCAGGCCCTCGCGCTGGTGAACGGCCCGATGGCGCTCGTGCAGCCCCTGTTCATCCTGGAACTGCCCTTCGCCCTGCTCATCGCCGCTCCCTTGATGCACCGCAGGCTGCCCCGAGCGGGCTGGTGGGGTGTGGCGGGCATGGTCGGCGGCCTCACGCTGGTCCTGGTCTCGGCCGCGCCCTCCGGGGCCCGGGACCAGGCGTCCATGATGCGGTGGGTCCCGGCCCTGGCGGTGTGTCTCGGGGCGATGGCGGCGGCGGTGGTCCTCGCCCGGCCGGGACGCCCCTCCCTGTTCCGCGCCGCCGTGCTGGCCGCGGCCGCCGCCATCGGCAACGCCCTGACCGCCGCCCTGCTGAAGTCGGCGGCCGGCACCCTGGACAGCTCCGGCCTCGCGGTCTTCCTCACCACCTGGCAGACGTACGGTTTCGCCCTCACCGGGGTCGGCGCCCTGTTGCTGCTGGAGAACTCCCTCCAGGCCGGCTCGCTGGCCGCCTCCCAGCCGGCGCTGACGCTCGGCGACGCGACGGTGAGCCTGCTGCTGGGCGTCACGCTCTTCGGCGAGCAGATCCGCACGGGCTGGTGGCTCCTGCCGGAGCTGATCGGTGCCGGGCTGATCCTGTGGGGCGTCCTGCGCCTCATCCACGTGGTCCCGCACGCCCAGCAGACCCTGGTCGGCGACGGCCGAGCGGCCGGCAGCCCCGCCGGCCGCCCCGCCCCACCGGAGCGCGCGTCCGGGTCCTGAGGTCCGGTCGGGGCCGTGGTTCAGCGGCTGGTCAGCAGGCCCTGCCGCAGCCGGCCCAGCAGCCGGTTGAGCAGGCGGGACACATGCATCTGGGAGATGCCCAGGCGCTCCCCGATCTGTGCCTGGGTGAGTTCCTCGACGAACCGCATGTGGATGATCAGCCGGTCCCGCTCGTCGAGTTCCGCGAGCAGCGGAGCCAGGCTGTGGATGTCCTCCACGAGTTCCAAGCCGGTGTCCTCGGCGCCGATGAAGTCGGCGAGGACGTTCTCGCCCTCCTCGCTGCCGCTGACGGCGGCGTCCAGGGAGGCGGAGGTGTAGCCGTTGGAGGCCACCATCGCGTCGACGACCTCCTGCTCGGGCAGGTTCATCAGCTCCGCGAGCTCCACGGTCGTGGGCTTGCGGCCCAGCCGGCTGCCGAGCTCCTCGGTGGCCTTGGCCAGCTCGACGCGGGCCTCCTGCAACCGGCGCGGGACGTGCACGGCCCAGGAGGTGTCGCGGAAGAAACGCTTGATCTCGCCGACGATGTACGGCACGGCGAAGGACGTGAACTCCACCTCGCGGGCGAGCTCGAACCGGTCGATCGCCTTGATCAGCCCGATCATGCCGACCTGGACGATGTCCTCCATCTCCTGCGGGCCCCGGCTGCGGAAGCGGCCGGCCGCGTAGCGGACCAGGGACATGTTCATCTCGATCAGCGTGTTGCGGGCGTACTGGTGCTCGGGCGTGCCCTCCTCCAGCTTCGCCAGCCGGTCGAAGAACAGGCGCGACAGGGCCCGCGCGTCGGTGGGCGCGACCTTTGAGGGGTCGGCCACCTCCGGCAGCTCCGTACGAGCCCGAGTCGCCTTCGCCTCCGTGGTCACCGCCATCGTGCGGCCCTCCCTCTCAGCCGGAACATCTTCAGTGCGCGTCCACCTTGTTGATCAAGGCGGACGCCGCAGCGCCTACCCCCGTGCGTACACCTCACACCCATATGTTTCCCCCTCTCACGCCGACGCGCCTGCCGAGCCGGGGTGGGAGGGACCGCCCGGCGGGGTGGTGCCGCCCAGGCGCGGCACGGCCGGCCCGGCTCACGGGAAGCGCCGGGCGATCTCCTCCGGACCGTCGGAAAGGAGCGTGCCGCCCGGGACGTTCAGCCGCCGGCCGGCGACGGGTTTGAACCCTCGGATCGCGTCAACGGGCACTGTATGGCCCAGCCGTGTGGAACGCGCGCTCGGCCTGCCGCCGGGCAGCGAACGCGACGCCGCGATCCACCACGCCCGCCAGGTGGTCGGGCGGGACCGCTGCGCCGCCGAGGCGGGCCG from Streptomyces sp. 6-11-2 encodes:
- a CDS encoding SigB/SigF/SigG family RNA polymerase sigma factor, giving the protein MAVTTEAKATRARTELPEVADPSKVAPTDARALSRLFFDRLAKLEEGTPEHQYARNTLIEMNMSLVRYAAGRFRSRGPQEMEDIVQVGMIGLIKAIDRFELAREVEFTSFAVPYIVGEIKRFFRDTSWAVHVPRRLQEARVELAKATEELGSRLGRKPTTVELAELMNLPEQEVVDAMVASNGYTSASLDAAVSGSEEGENVLADFIGAEDTGLELVEDIHSLAPLLAELDERDRLIIHMRFVEELTQAQIGERLGISQMHVSRLLNRLLGRLRQGLLTSR
- a CDS encoding DMT family transporter, which codes for MIGLAACFAVMGAASNAMGTAFQRKAASTVARGGGLRLLLALARRPAWLAGIGGVMGAALFQALALVNGPMALVQPLFILELPFALLIAAPLMHRRLPRAGWWGVAGMVGGLTLVLVSAAPSGARDQASMMRWVPALAVCLGAMAAAVVLARPGRPSLFRAAVLAAAAAIGNALTAALLKSAAGTLDSSGLAVFLTTWQTYGFALTGVGALLLLENSLQAGSLAASQPALTLGDATVSLLLGVTLFGEQIRTGWWLLPELIGAGLILWGVLRLIHVVPHAQQTLVGDGRAAGSPAGRPAPPERASGS